From the genome of Papaver somniferum cultivar HN1 chromosome 2, ASM357369v1, whole genome shotgun sequence, one region includes:
- the LOC113354278 gene encoding uncharacterized protein LOC113354278, which yields MNRKMIRSSPSIIFIFVTLLVATQTVGNFVKVAEGGKISIPDELDDVIDDEEDEEWKNWGKKKPSKKEFDPPKLDLSNMEFSEIQSEMMKRHTGPSFGFVKLRLGGANRRTPDMVSEIAMKWSKVMKTGSIDVKFMGVDISTIMFTMDKGQDIMELIEFVLSQSEAYEVKIGDQVHRRPGDPPLEEVMEKIRSHKENANGDGTSSQVVDQLANPKDEL from the coding sequence ATGAACAGAAAAATGATCAGATCCTCCCCTTCTATCATCTTTATTTTTGTTACATTGCTTGTCGCTACCCAAACGGTTGGAAATTTCGTTAAAGTTGCAGAGGGAGGGAAAATCTCAATCCCAGATGAATTAGATGATGTAATtgatgacgaagaagatgaagaatggaaaAATTGGGGTAAAAAGAAACCTTCTAAAAAAGAATTTGATCCACCAAAGCTAGATTTATCAAATATGGAGTTTTCAGAGATTCAATCGGAGATGATGAAGCGTCACACAGGGCcttcttttggttttgttaaGCTCCGATTAGGCGGTGCTAATCGTCGAACACCCGATATGGTCAGTGAGATTGCCATGAAATGGAGTAAGGTTATGAAAACTGGATCTATTGATGTTAAGTTCATGGGAGTTGATATTAGTACAATTATGTTTACTATGGACAAAGGACAAGATATAATGGAGTTGATTGAATTTGTATTGAGTCAATCCGAGGCGTATGAGGTTAAAATTGGTGATCAAGTTCATAGAAGACCTGGTGATCCTCCTCTGGAAGAAGTTATGGAAAAGATCCGCAGTCACAAAGAAAATGCTAATGGTGATGGCACAAGTAGTCAAGTTGTTGATCAACTCGCTAATCCAAAGGACGAGTTATAG